Proteins encoded by one window of Streptomyces sp. NBC_01477:
- a CDS encoding aldo/keto reductase has protein sequence MSAELIGTVRLGTDGPLVGVQGLGCMGMSEFYGDTDEAAARETLETAFEAGVTLYDTADMYGQGANEEFLAPFVKAHRDEITLATKFANERRADDPSYRAIRNDPAYIRQAVDASLRRLGVDVIDLYYMHRRDPKVPLADSVGAMGELVTAGKVRHLGLSEVTGAELREAHAVHPITAIQSEWSLFSRDVERSAVGAAANLGVAFVPYSPLGRGFLTGAFQDAGSELADGDIRRSQPRFTGENARRNYDLLEPVRRLAQEHGATPGQIALAWVHQRAQVHGLPVVPIPGTRRSARVLENTAAAAITLDAAELAALEPIAAQVAGDRYPDMSSTSAARE, from the coding sequence ATGTCGGCTGAACTGATCGGGACGGTACGGCTGGGTACGGACGGACCGCTGGTCGGGGTCCAGGGCCTGGGCTGCATGGGCATGAGCGAGTTCTACGGCGACACCGACGAGGCCGCGGCCCGCGAGACGCTGGAGACCGCGTTCGAGGCCGGGGTGACGCTCTACGACACCGCGGACATGTACGGCCAGGGCGCGAACGAGGAATTCCTCGCCCCCTTCGTCAAGGCGCACCGCGACGAGATCACCCTCGCCACGAAATTCGCCAACGAGCGCAGGGCCGACGACCCGTCCTACCGGGCGATCCGCAACGACCCCGCGTACATCCGGCAGGCCGTCGACGCCAGCCTGCGCAGGCTCGGCGTGGACGTGATCGACCTGTACTACATGCACCGCCGCGACCCGAAGGTGCCGCTGGCCGACTCGGTCGGCGCGATGGGCGAGCTGGTGACCGCGGGCAAGGTCCGCCACCTCGGCCTTTCCGAGGTGACCGGCGCCGAGCTGCGCGAGGCGCACGCGGTGCACCCGATCACCGCGATCCAGTCCGAGTGGTCGCTCTTCAGCCGGGACGTGGAGCGGTCCGCGGTCGGCGCGGCGGCGAACCTCGGGGTGGCCTTCGTGCCGTACTCGCCGCTCGGCCGCGGCTTCCTCACCGGCGCCTTCCAGGACGCCGGGAGCGAGCTGGCCGACGGCGACATCCGGCGCAGCCAGCCGCGCTTCACCGGGGAGAACGCCCGGCGCAACTACGACCTGCTGGAGCCGGTGCGCCGACTGGCGCAGGAGCACGGCGCCACGCCCGGCCAGATCGCGCTGGCCTGGGTGCACCAGCGGGCCCAGGTGCACGGCCTGCCGGTGGTGCCGATCCCGGGCACCCGCAGGTCCGCCCGGGTGCTGGAGAACACCGCCGCGGCCGCGATCACCCTGGACGCGGCGGAACTGGCCGCCCTGGAGCCGATCGCCGCCCAGGTCGCCGGCGACCGCTACCCGGACATGAGCAGCACCTCCGCCGCCCGCGAGTAG
- a CDS encoding MerR family transcriptional regulator — MTVVQTVNEETAPAALCVREDTHPRPAGRDQYTISEVAAFTGMSAHTLRWYERIGLMPHVDRSNTGQRRFSNRDLDWLAFVGKLRLTGMPVADMVTYAELVRAGECTEPQRKALLEATRLDVLQRIAELRDTLTVLDYKIGTYAGAALAPERTGA, encoded by the coding sequence ATGACGGTCGTGCAGACGGTGAACGAGGAAACCGCCCCGGCGGCGCTGTGCGTCCGCGAGGACACGCATCCGCGGCCCGCCGGCCGGGACCAGTACACGATCAGCGAGGTCGCCGCCTTCACCGGGATGAGCGCGCACACACTGCGCTGGTACGAGCGGATCGGGCTGATGCCGCACGTGGACCGCTCGAACACCGGGCAGCGCCGTTTCAGCAACCGCGACCTCGACTGGCTGGCCTTCGTCGGCAAGCTGCGGCTGACCGGGATGCCGGTCGCCGACATGGTCACGTACGCGGAGCTGGTCAGGGCGGGCGAGTGCACGGAGCCGCAGCGCAAGGCGCTGCTGGAGGCCACCCGGCTGGACGTGCTGCAGCGGATCGCCGAGCTGCGGGACACCCTGACGGTGCTCGACTACAAGATCGGAACCTACGCGGGCGCCGCATTGGCGCCGGAGAGGACAGGCGCGTGA
- a CDS encoding DUF4429 domain-containing protein, which translates to MGDVLAGNNAAWEFEPDAVVIRYSRGARGARLLQALGERRVPHAALESVELAGGRRGHVVLRAVPRAGADPLIEAAGGQLKDSADPYRLVLPEEFSTLAEFYRDELRAVIGGPGEALSRFLVDAPSLPRSFKAYDGKALFDGRTVSFRWFWTGASSAKWKAGDQSFPVDELSGVDWRSPEMLHGYLRLLRRDGGGPQPGEPDQDPAAVIFGLGYGPVHESLPFAAAVLAAIRAVRVRQQP; encoded by the coding sequence ATGGGCGATGTGTTGGCCGGAAACAATGCCGCGTGGGAGTTCGAGCCCGACGCCGTCGTGATCCGGTACAGCCGGGGGGCTCGGGGCGCACGGCTGTTGCAGGCGCTCGGGGAGCGGCGGGTGCCGCACGCGGCACTGGAGTCGGTGGAGCTGGCCGGCGGCCGGCGCGGCCACGTGGTGCTGCGGGCGGTGCCGCGGGCCGGGGCCGATCCGCTGATCGAGGCGGCCGGGGGGCAGTTGAAGGACAGCGCCGACCCGTACCGACTGGTGCTGCCCGAGGAGTTCAGCACCCTGGCGGAGTTCTACCGCGACGAGCTACGCGCGGTGATCGGCGGTCCCGGCGAGGCGCTGAGCCGCTTCCTGGTCGACGCGCCGTCACTGCCGCGGTCCTTCAAGGCCTATGACGGCAAGGCGCTCTTCGACGGACGCACCGTCAGCTTCCGCTGGTTCTGGACCGGCGCGTCCTCGGCGAAGTGGAAGGCGGGCGACCAGAGCTTCCCGGTCGACGAGCTGAGCGGGGTCGACTGGCGCTCCCCCGAGATGCTGCACGGCTATCTGCGGCTGCTGCGCAGGGACGGCGGCGGGCCGCAGCCGGGCGAACCCGACCAGGACCCCGCCGCCGTGATCTTCGGCCTCGGCTACGGCCCGGTGCACGAGTCGCTGCCCTTCGCGGCGGCCGTGCTCGCCGCGATCCGGGCCGTCCGCGTGCGCCAGCAGCCGTAG
- a CDS encoding alpha/beta hydrolase, which produces MTLLEARMSPTSFRALLALAVVFVMLATTGWTAVRPHGPSDARTAAVSAWMRATIGGRRLPDPVHAPAGGVARFFAALSHPQALLLARRYPLVVGNLNGVPLDLRYEANRCALVKARADERARAASGTLTPAGRKDAGRRAERYTSLLTGRRQILAFDPSGAGRAAEVLGDLAIATRVAVVVPGVDTNILSFERPAKAYTAPVGMARALYGREQAADPGAATAVIAWADYTTPSGVGLDASTANLAEHGATRLEALLSALPRTQRVSLFCHSYGSVLCGVAAPDLARGQIADITVFGSPGMHVKRASQLHTTANVWAARDSSDWIEDVPHLEFAGLGHGTDPVSGKFGARVVSAEGAAGHPGYFAPGTASLANFTDIALGDYAAVRCDSDADALCTAGLA; this is translated from the coding sequence CCGCACGGACCCAGCGACGCACGGACCGCGGCTGTCTCGGCCTGGATGCGCGCCACCATCGGCGGGCGCCGCTTACCCGACCCGGTCCACGCCCCCGCGGGCGGCGTCGCCCGCTTCTTCGCCGCGCTCAGCCATCCGCAGGCCCTGCTGCTCGCCCGCCGCTACCCGCTGGTCGTCGGCAACCTCAACGGCGTCCCGCTCGACCTGCGTTACGAGGCCAACCGCTGCGCGCTGGTCAAGGCCCGCGCCGACGAGCGGGCCCGCGCCGCGAGCGGCACGCTCACGCCGGCCGGCCGCAAGGACGCGGGCCGCCGCGCCGAGCGCTACACCTCGCTGCTCACCGGGCGGCGGCAGATCCTCGCCTTCGACCCCAGCGGCGCGGGCCGGGCCGCCGAGGTCCTCGGCGACCTCGCCATCGCGACCCGGGTCGCGGTGGTGGTGCCGGGCGTCGACACCAACATCCTCAGCTTCGAGCGCCCCGCCAAGGCGTACACCGCCCCGGTCGGCATGGCCCGCGCGCTCTACGGGCGCGAGCAGGCCGCCGACCCCGGCGCCGCGACCGCGGTGATCGCCTGGGCCGACTACACCACCCCCAGCGGCGTCGGCCTCGACGCGTCCACCGCGAACCTGGCCGAGCACGGCGCGACCCGGCTCGAAGCGCTGCTCAGCGCACTGCCGCGGACGCAGCGCGTCTCGCTCTTCTGCCACTCCTACGGCTCGGTGCTGTGCGGGGTCGCCGCGCCGGACCTGGCCAGGGGCCAGATCGCCGACATCACCGTCTTCGGCAGCCCGGGGATGCACGTCAAGCGGGCCTCGCAGCTGCACACGACGGCGAACGTGTGGGCGGCCCGGGACAGCAGCGACTGGATCGAGGACGTCCCGCACCTGGAATTCGCCGGCCTCGGCCACGGTACGGACCCGGTCTCCGGGAAGTTCGGCGCCCGCGTCGTCAGCGCGGAGGGCGCCGCCGGCCATCCCGGATACTTCGCGCCGGGGACGGCGAGCCTGGCGAACTTCACGGATATCGCGCTCGGGGACTACGCGGCTGTCAGGTGCGACAGCGACGCGGACGCGCTCTGCACCGCGGGCCTGGCCTGA